ACAAGCTCGTCTACACGTATGTCCCCGAACTCATCCGTTACTACCTCGGGGAGGACCCGATCATCCCGAACGTCGACACGTGGCGTCTGGAGGAGCCGGACGCGTTGGAAGAGGTGCTGGATCGCCTCGACGAGCTCGTCGTGAAGCCGGTTGACGGGTCGGGAGGGAAGGGGCTGGTCGTCGGCCCGGATGCCTCGCGGGCGACGCTCGACGCACTGCGGTCGACGCTGCTCGCTGACCCGCGGGGATGGATCGCGCAGCCGGTCGTGCAGCTCTCGACGATCCCCACGCTGGTTGAAGACGGATTCCGCCCGCGGCATGTCGACCTGCGCCCCTTCGCCGTGAACGACGGGAACGACATCTGGGTGCTGCCGGGTGGGCTCACGCGCGTCGCACTGCCCGAGGGGCAGCTCGTCGTGAACTCCAGCCAGGGCGGCGGGTCGAAGGACACCTGGGTGCTGGATCCCTCCCTGTTCACCGGGCCGACGACCACCCTCGACGGCCTCTCGGACCCCGCATCCGACGAGGTCTCCCTCGCCACCGGGGCGATCGCGGTGGTGGCCGCTCCCCGAGAGGAATCGCATCCGCCGTTCCTCTCCTCTCCGCAGGACGAGGATCTCGAGGTGCGCCACCACCAGCAACAACAGCAACAACAGCAGCAGCGATCGGAATCGGGGGATCTCCCATGCTGAGTCGCATCGCAGAAGCGCTGTTCTGGATCGGCCGCTACGTCGAGCGCGCCGACGGCACCGCGCGCATCCTGGACGTGCACCTGCAGTTGCTCCTGGAGGATCCGTGGGTCGAGGAGGACACCGCCTGCCGTGCTCTGCTCTCGGTGATGGGCACGACCGTCGAGGGCGATGCACCGCTCGGACGCGACGACGTGGTGCGCATTCTCGCGCTGGACCGGGAACACTCGGCGTCGATCGCGCACTCGATCACGGCCGCCCGCGAGAACGCCCGCCGCGCGCGCGAGATCATCTCGACCGACCTGTGGGAGACCCTCAACGAGTCCCACGCGCGCATGCCGCGGTGGATCGCCTCGGACAAGACGCATCCCTTCTTCCGCTGGGTCCGCGACCGTTCCGCCCTGGCATTCGGCGTGGTGGACTCCTCGACGAGTCGCGATGAGGCGTGGCAGTTCTTCGTGCTCGGCCGGTCGATCGAACGGGCGGACATGACGGCGCGGCTCCTCGCGACGCGGTCGCTCACGGATGCCGGCGGGCCGAGCTGGACGACGCTGCTCCGCAGTTGCGGCGCCTACGAGGCGCATCTGCGCAGCCATCGCGCGATACCGACGGCCACGTCGGCCGTGGAGTTCCTGCTGGTGGATCGGCTGTTCCCGCGGTCGGTGCTGTCCAGCATCCTGCAGGCGGACGAGTGTCTGCGCGGCATCGACCCGGCGGGAGCGTTCGGCGCCCCGGACCGCGCCCATCGGGTGCTCGGACGGATGCGCTCGGAGCTGGAGTATCGACCGGTCGGCGACATCGTGCATCGCCTCTCGGAGAGCATGGAAGAGGTGCAGGTGGGGATGTCGGAGGCGAGCGATGCGATCAGAGAGCGATACTTCCCCTCGATCGCGATGCCGGTGTGGATCGGAGAGGCGCTGTGAGCCGCCTGCGGGTCGTGCATCGCACCGGATTCCGCTACGAGAAGCCGGCGACCGCGTCGTACAACGAAGCGAGGATGCTGCCGCATTCGCGCGAGGGCCAGTTCGTGCTGCAGGCGACCCTCGACATCTCGCCGACCGCGACCCAGCACTCCTACGCCGACTACTGGGACACCCGGGTGTCGACATTCGAGGTGCTCACTCCGCATCAGCTGCTGTCGGTCACCGCGACGAGCATCGTCGACGTGCGGGCGATGCCGCAGCCGACCAGGGGCATCGACTGGGACGAGCTCGCCGCCCGCATCCCGCAGTCGCTGTCTCTGGCCGAGGGCGTCACACAGACTCCCGCCACGGCGCCCGATGCCGAGATGATCGCACTCGGGCAGCGGATCAAGGCCGAAGGCCGCGACGTCGATGCCACCGCGTTCGAGATCTGCCGGACGGTCGGTGAGGCGATGGAGTACCAGAGCGGCGTCACCGGGGTGAACTCCACGGCGCGCGACGCGTGGCCCGCGCGTTCGGGCGTCTGCCAGGACATCGCGCATGTCGCTCTCGGCGTGCTGCGTGCGATCGGCATCCCGGCGCGCTACGTGTCCGGCTACCTGCACCCGGATCCGACGGCGCCGATCGGGCAGCCCGTGGTCGGGGAGTCGCACGCGTGGGTCGAGTGGTACGCGGGGGAGTGGCGCGGGTACGACCCGACCAACCTCGCCGAGATCGGCGAGTCGCACGTCTACGTCGGCCACGGCCGCGACTACGGCGACGTGGCGCCGTTGCGGGGCGTGTACGCCGGACCGAGCGCGTCGGAGCTGTTCGTGTCGGTCGAGGTGACCCGGCTGGAGTGACCCCTCGACGGGAACCGGGCACCGCCCGCATGCAGGAGAATGGGTCAGTGACTGATGCAGCTATCGAGCGCGAGACGCTCACCTGGGACGGATTCGGCGCGGCCACGCGCGACCTTGCACGCGACATCCTCGGCAGCGGGTTCGTGCCGGAGGTCGTCGTCGCGATCGCGCGCGGCGGCCTGCTGCCGGCCGGTGCCATCGCCTACGGGCTCGGCGCGAAGAACTGCGGCGCGATCAACGTCGAGTTCTACACCGGCATCGGCACGGTGCTGGATGCTCCCGAGGTACTGCCGCCCGAGCTCGACATGGCCTACCTCGATGGTCGTCGGGTGCTGCTCGTCGACGACGTCGCCGACTCCGGGCGGACCCTCGCGCTCGCGGTGAAGCTGCTGCAGGACAAGGGCGCCGACGTGCGCTCGGTCACGATCTACACGAAGCCGTCGACCATCATCCAGCCGGACTACGCCTGGAAGGACACGGATCTGTGGATCAACTTCCCGTGGTCGTTCCAGGGGACGGTGCGCGAAGAAGACCTGGGACTGGCGCCCTCGGCCTGAGCGCCGGAGCCGCATCAGCCCCGCATCAGCCCCGCAGCAGCCCGCGCAGCGTCTGGATCGTGTCGGCCTCCGCGGCGGTCTTGTCGGGACGGTAGTGCTTCACCCGAGCGAACCGGAGCGCGATTCCGCCTGGGTAGCGGGGCGAGCGCTGCACGCCGTCGATCGCGATCTCGACGACGATCTCCGGCCGGAGGAAGACAGTGCTCACGCTGCGTCGCGTCTCGAGCGCGGGGAACGTCTCGGTCTGCCACTTCAGCAGCTCGTCGGTGAGTCCCTTGAACGTCTTGCCGACCATCACGAAGGCACCGGGCTCGCCGAACTCGCCGGTCGGGTCGAGTGCGCCCAGGTGCAGGTTCGACAACCAGCCCTGGCGGCGGCCCGAGCCCCATTCCGCCCCGAGCACCACGAGGTCGTAGGTCAGCACGGGCTTGACCTTGATCCAGGAGGTACCGCGCCTCCCCGCGGCGTACGGCGAGTCGATCGCCTTGATGACGACGCCCTCGTGACCGGCGGCGAGGGCCTCGCGGGAGAGTTCCTCGGCCGCAGTGGCATCGGCCGTCACGATGCCGGGGATGCGCCAGTCGGAGGCGACGCGTTCGAGCTCCGTGAGACGAGTGGAGAGCGGCTCGTCGATCAGATCCCGACCGTCGACGTGCAGCAGGTCGAAGAACCAGGGTCGCAGCAGGAGCTCGCGAGAGACATCCGCGCCGAAGCGCGACATGGTCTCCTGGAACGGACGCGGCCCGCCGTCCTCGTCGAGCGACAGCGTCTCGCCGTCGAGGATCAGGTCGTGGGCGGGGAGCGCCCGCACGATCTCGACCAGCTCCGGCACACGATGGGTGATGTCGGCCAGGCTGCGCGTGTACACACCGACCTCTTCGCCGTGGCGGTGCACCTGGATGCGGGCTCCGTCGAGCTTGAACTCGACCGACGACTCGCCCGTGAGCTCGAGGGCGGCTGTCGGGGTCGCGGCGGTGCCGGCGAGCATCGGCAGCACCGGGCGGCCGACCTGGAGCCCCACGGCCTCGAGCTCTGCGGCGGTGCCGGTGAGGGCGAGGTGCGCCGTGAGGCCGAGGTCACCCGAGAGCATGGCGGCGCGGCGGACGGTCGCGGGTGTGCGATCGGAGGCGCGGGCGATCGCATCGAGCAGCACGCCGCCGAGGGCCCCGGTGCGCAGCTCGCCCAGGATCGCCCTCGCCAGAACGTCCCATTCACCGGCCGTGGTGCGCGCGGCCAGGCCGCCGAGGATGCTGCTGCGCGCGGCGTTCGAGCCGGTGCCGGATGCCGCGGCCAGAGCATCGAGAGCCTGATCGACGTCGGCGATGCGCAGGGATGATGTGTCGGCATGGTGCACGTGGAGGGCGGCTATGCCTCGCCAGCCCACTCCGAGGCGCCCCTGCCGCGGTGCTGCGAGAAGCAGGCCGACGAGCGGCGCGATCTCGGTGGGCTCTGCGCGCGCGAGCAAGCGGGCCAACGCGTCGATCTTGGCGAGGCGCGATGAGGTCGCGGCGACCTCTTCTGTCGTGGTGACGAGCTCCGAGAGCAGCATCCCCGCATTCTCGCACCCGCTTCGGACATCGCCGAGGGGCTTGCGAACCGGTCTCAGCGTCCGCGGAACACCGGCTTGCGCTTCTCCTGGAAGGCGGCGAAGCCCTCGCGGTAGTCGTCCGTGTCGCACAGGGCGGCCTGGGCGGCGTTCTCTATCCCTACGGCATCCCACAGCGCGAGGCGCTCGTCGCGGATGCGGGCGATGAGCTGCTTGCTCGCGAGGAACGCCGCGGTGGCTCCGCGGGCCGCGGCGGCTGCGGTTTCGGTCGTCGCCGAGACGACCTCGTCGTCGGGGAACACCCGCGAGAACAGCCCGGAGGTCACGGCCTCGGACCCGGTCATCAACCGTCCCGTGTAGATCAGGTCGAGCGTCTTGTGTGCGCCGAGCCGGTCGAGGAACAGGGCGTGCCCGCCCGAGTCGAGGGTCGCTCCGAGCGCGGCGAAGGGCGAACCGATCTTCGCGGACTCCGCGACGTACACGACATCGGTCGCGATCAGCAGGCCGAGCCCGACGCCGAGGCATGCGCCGTGCGCCACCGCGAACGTGGGCGCGGGGAACCGTGCCATGCGCTGGAGAAGCGGCGTCACGAGACCGCCGAGATAGCCGATCACGTCGTCGTCGCGCGGGTCGACGCCCGAGATGTCGCGCCCGGCGCAGAACGCCCGTCCTTCGCCGCGGAGTACCAGAGCCGTGACTCCGGCCGCCTCGGCCGCCTGATACGCGGCATCCAGCTCGCCGAGGGCCTGTTCGTCGAGCGCGTTCATCTTCGCGGGCGCGTTCAGCACCACGGTCGCGACGTCGTCGGCGATGGTGAGGTCGATCATCGGGGCCTCCGGGTCAGACGTCGTAGTCGACGACCACGCGGTCGCTGGTGGGGTGGGATTGGCAGGTGAGCACGAAGCCGCGCGCGAGTTCGTCGGGCTCCAGCGCGTAGTTCTCGGTCATCGTGACGCTGCCCGCCACGACGCGCGCCCGGCAGGTGCCGCATACTCCGCCCGCGCAGGCGAACGGCGCATCCGGTCGCACGCGCAGTGCGGCGTTGAGCACCGACTCGTGCGCGTCCACGGGACTCTCCACGGTCGAGGAGACACCGTCGAGCGTCACTTCGATGCGCACCGTCTTCTGCCCGGCGCGCACCTCGACCGGCCGTGCCGCGCGCGTGGGCTCCTCACCCGTCGTGAACAGTTCGAAGCGGATGTGCGAGCGGTCGACGCCGACATCGGCGAGCACCTCGCGGCACAGATCTACCAGGGCCAGCGGCCCGCACAGGAACCACTCGTCGACCGTCGTCGGGGGGATGAGCGCGGAGAGGATCAGACGAAGCTTCGCCTCGTCGATGCGCCCGGACAGCACCGGCGCGGCGCGCTGCTCTCGTGACAGCACGTGGTGCAGCACCAGACGGGTCGGGTAGCGATCCTTGAGGTCGGCGAGATCTTCCAGGAACATCACGTCGAGCGTCGCCCTGTTCGTGTAGAGCAGGGTGAACCGCGAGGTGTCCGACCGGGTCAGCACCGTGTGGGCGAGCGCCATCAGGGGGGTGATGCCGGAGCCAGCCGCGATGCCGACCACGTGGCGATCGTCGAGGTCGTCCAGGCCCGATGTGAACGTGCCCTGCGGGCTCATCACATCGATCTCGAATCCGGCGTGGAGGCCCGTCTGCGCCCAGGTCGAGAAGAGGCCGCCTTCATCACGCTTGACCGCGACGCTGAGACTCGTGTCCGCTCCGTCGCCCCGGTGTTCGGGAGCGCGGCACAGCGAGTACGACCGGCGCACCTCGACGCCGTCGAGAGTGGTGCGCAGGGCGACGTACTGTCCGGGAAGGTGGTCGTACTCGTCGGCGAGCGCGGCGGGCACGGTGAACGTCACCTCGACCGCGTCGTCGGTGAGCGGCCGCACGTCAGACACAGCGAGGGTGTGGAACCGTGCGCGCGTGCGTGGAGTCGCGTCGCGAGAGGTCGGCGGATGAGAAACGGATGCCGGGGCGGAGGTGAAGAGCGACATGTCAGTGCACCTTGAAGTGATCGAAGGGTTCGAGGCAGGCCCTGCATTCGAACAGCGACTTGCACGACGTCGATCCGAAGCGCGAGACCTCGCGGGTGTCGAGCGATCCGCAGCGCGGGCAGCGCACGCTCAGCATCAGCCGGATCGGGCCGGTCGACACCGCGGCGCGACCCGAGGGCGGCGCGATGCCGTACGCGGCGAGCTTGGCCTTGCCGGCATCCGACATCCAGTCCGTGGTCCACGCGGGGGAGAGCACGAGGCGTACGTCGACCTCGTCGTAACCGGCGGCGGTGAGGGCGAGGATGACGTCGTCGCGGATCGTGTCCATCGCCGGGCACCCGCTGTACGTCGGGGTGATGTCGACCTGCACACGCGAGCCGTCGACCGCGACGGCCCGCAGCACGCCGAGATCCTCGATCGTGAGCACGGGCACCTCGGGATCGGGCACGGCCGCGGCGATGCGCCAGGCGTCCTGCGTCGGAGTCGTGTCGTGGGTGCGCATGGTGGTCACCACGTCGTGCCCGGATGCCGTCGCGCGAGCACCTGCATCTCGGCGAGGAGGTGGCCGAGCGGCGTGGCATGTGCGCCCCGACGTCCTCCCGCGGACGAGGCGGCGACCGCGGGCACCGACAGGTCGACCTCGGCGAAGACGGTGTCGACCACGCGGTCGAATCCGCCCCGCAGCAGCGACGGTCGCACGGCGGCGTCACCCAGACGCTCGATCAGTTCGTCGTCGCGGAACAGCTCGTCGACGTACGGCCAGACATCGGCGTTGGCGCGGATGATCCGGGCGCGCGACTCGTCGGTGCCGCCCGCCAGGCGCAGCATCCACTGCACGGCGTGATCGCGGTGGTAGTCGACCTCTTTGAGCGACTTCTCGGCGATCGCGGCGAACGTCTCGTCGCTGCTCGTCCGCAGGGCGGAGTAGAGCTCGAACATGTAGGTCGCGACCACGAACTGCCGCGCGATGGTCTGGGCGAAGTCGCCGTTCGGCTGCTGCACGATCCAGGCGCAACGGAACTCCGGCTCATCGCGGAAGAAGGCGAGGTCGTCTTCGCTGCGGCCGTCGAACGAGCCCGCGTAGTGCAGGAACGAGCGGGCGTGCCCGAGAAGGTCGAGGGCGATGTTGCCCAGCGCCACATCCTCCTCCAGCTCCGGGGCCCGAGAGATCCATTCGCCCAGCTGTTGAGAGAGGATCAGCGCGTCGTCGCCGAGGCGCAGCGCGTACTCGGCGATGTCTGCGGATGCGGCGACGGCGCCGATGCCGGAGAGCTCCTGCGAGAGGTGGAGCTCATCGACCGAGACGTCGCCGTGGATGTCGTGCGCGCTCACAGGTGCGGCACCCCCTCGGACGCCGTGTAATAGACGGCGTGACGGTAGTTCTTCCCCGCCGGGCTCTCGAAATACGCCCCCTTCGCATCCGGATCGCTCGTGGTGACGGCATCCGCCGGGACGACCCAGATCGAGACGCCCTCGCCGCGGCGGGTGTAGAGGTCGCGGGCGTTGCGGATCGCCATCTCGGCATCCGGCGCATGCAGGGAGCCCGTGTGCACGTGGCTCAGGCCACGGTTCGCACGCACGAACACCTCCCACAA
The sequence above is drawn from the Candidatus Microbacterium colombiense genome and encodes:
- a CDS encoding transglutaminase family protein is translated as MSRLRVVHRTGFRYEKPATASYNEARMLPHSREGQFVLQATLDISPTATQHSYADYWDTRVSTFEVLTPHQLLSVTATSIVDVRAMPQPTRGIDWDELAARIPQSLSLAEGVTQTPATAPDAEMIALGQRIKAEGRDVDATAFEICRTVGEAMEYQSGVTGVNSTARDAWPARSGVCQDIAHVALGVLRAIGIPARYVSGYLHPDPTAPIGQPVVGESHAWVEWYAGEWRGYDPTNLAEIGESHVYVGHGRDYGDVAPLRGVYAGPSASELFVSVEVTRLE
- the paaJ gene encoding phenylacetate-CoA oxygenase subunit PaaJ: MRTHDTTPTQDAWRIAAAVPDPEVPVLTIEDLGVLRAVAVDGSRVQVDITPTYSGCPAMDTIRDDVILALTAAGYDEVDVRLVLSPAWTTDWMSDAGKAKLAAYGIAPPSGRAAVSTGPIRLMLSVRCPRCGSLDTREVSRFGSTSCKSLFECRACLEPFDHFKVH
- a CDS encoding phosphoribosyltransferase, producing the protein MTDAAIERETLTWDGFGAATRDLARDILGSGFVPEVVVAIARGGLLPAGAIAYGLGAKNCGAINVEFYTGIGTVLDAPEVLPPELDMAYLDGRRVLLVDDVADSGRTLALAVKLLQDKGADVRSVTIYTKPSTIIQPDYAWKDTDLWINFPWSFQGTVREEDLGLAPSA
- a CDS encoding enoyl-CoA hydratase/isomerase family protein, with product MIDLTIADDVATVVLNAPAKMNALDEQALGELDAAYQAAEAAGVTALVLRGEGRAFCAGRDISGVDPRDDDVIGYLGGLVTPLLQRMARFPAPTFAVAHGACLGVGLGLLIATDVVYVAESAKIGSPFAALGATLDSGGHALFLDRLGAHKTLDLIYTGRLMTGSEAVTSGLFSRVFPDDEVVSATTETAAAAARGATAAFLASKQLIARIRDERLALWDAVGIENAAQAALCDTDDYREGFAAFQEKRKPVFRGR
- a CDS encoding ATP-dependent DNA ligase, encoding MLLSELVTTTEEVAATSSRLAKIDALARLLARAEPTEIAPLVGLLLAAPRQGRLGVGWRGIAALHVHHADTSSLRIADVDQALDALAAASGTGSNAARSSILGGLAARTTAGEWDVLARAILGELRTGALGGVLLDAIARASDRTPATVRRAAMLSGDLGLTAHLALTGTAAELEAVGLQVGRPVLPMLAGTAATPTAALELTGESSVEFKLDGARIQVHRHGEEVGVYTRSLADITHRVPELVEIVRALPAHDLILDGETLSLDEDGGPRPFQETMSRFGADVSRELLLRPWFFDLLHVDGRDLIDEPLSTRLTELERVASDWRIPGIVTADATAAEELSREALAAGHEGVVIKAIDSPYAAGRRGTSWIKVKPVLTYDLVVLGAEWGSGRRQGWLSNLHLGALDPTGEFGEPGAFVMVGKTFKGLTDELLKWQTETFPALETRRSVSTVFLRPEIVVEIAIDGVQRSPRYPGGIALRFARVKHYRPDKTAAEADTIQTLRGLLRG
- the paaC gene encoding phenylacetate-CoA oxygenase subunit PaaC, giving the protein MSAHDIHGDVSVDELHLSQELSGIGAVAASADIAEYALRLGDDALILSQQLGEWISRAPELEEDVALGNIALDLLGHARSFLHYAGSFDGRSEDDLAFFRDEPEFRCAWIVQQPNGDFAQTIARQFVVATYMFELYSALRTSSDETFAAIAEKSLKEVDYHRDHAVQWMLRLAGGTDESRARIIRANADVWPYVDELFRDDELIERLGDAAVRPSLLRGGFDRVVDTVFAEVDLSVPAVAASSAGGRRGAHATPLGHLLAEMQVLARRHPGTTW
- a CDS encoding alpha-E domain-containing protein, whose product is MLSRIAEALFWIGRYVERADGTARILDVHLQLLLEDPWVEEDTACRALLSVMGTTVEGDAPLGRDDVVRILALDREHSASIAHSITAARENARRAREIISTDLWETLNESHARMPRWIASDKTHPFFRWVRDRSALAFGVVDSSTSRDEAWQFFVLGRSIERADMTARLLATRSLTDAGGPSWTTLLRSCGAYEAHLRSHRAIPTATSAVEFLLVDRLFPRSVLSSILQADECLRGIDPAGAFGAPDRAHRVLGRMRSELEYRPVGDIVHRLSESMEEVQVGMSEASDAIRERYFPSIAMPVWIGEAL
- the paaK gene encoding phenylacetate-CoA oxygenase/reductase subunit PaaK, with product MSLFTSAPASVSHPPTSRDATPRTRARFHTLAVSDVRPLTDDAVEVTFTVPAALADEYDHLPGQYVALRTTLDGVEVRRSYSLCRAPEHRGDGADTSLSVAVKRDEGGLFSTWAQTGLHAGFEIDVMSPQGTFTSGLDDLDDRHVVGIAAGSGITPLMALAHTVLTRSDTSRFTLLYTNRATLDVMFLEDLADLKDRYPTRLVLHHVLSREQRAAPVLSGRIDEAKLRLILSALIPPTTVDEWFLCGPLALVDLCREVLADVGVDRSHIRFELFTTGEEPTRAARPVEVRAGQKTVRIEVTLDGVSSTVESPVDAHESVLNAALRVRPDAPFACAGGVCGTCRARVVAGSVTMTENYALEPDELARGFVLTCQSHPTSDRVVVDYDV
- the paaB gene encoding 1,2-phenylacetyl-CoA epoxidase subunit B, with product MATPGADEHEPWPLWEVFVRANRGLSHVHTGSLHAPDAEMAIRNARDLYTRRGEGVSIWVVPADAVTTSDPDAKGAYFESPAGKNYRHAVYYTASEGVPHL